The Nitrosomonas sp. PY1 genomic sequence AAAACAATATTTCTCTCAATGCAGTTATTCTTTGCTTATATTTACGCCTATTTCTACAACCATATTGCGCTCATGGTACACGGTCAAAAATTGACTACACTTGTACCACTGGCACTAAAAGGTGATAAGAAAGCTTTCTGCAGAGCTATACAGATAGATCGAAATATTTTGACAGGCCATCCTTACTTTCGCGATACCTATGCACGCCTCCAGACAGGTGAAGACCCAAATTTTCTGAATTCAGTTACAGCATATATCGACCGCCCCGCTATTAAATGCAGGATTGATTATCCAGCGTTATATATGTTATTTGCTGTACTGGATGGATTTGAATGGCTAAATGATATGAAAGCGCGAGAGATTCTGGATTTGTATAACGGAATGGGGTTGAATGGCGACCAAGGCTACATTGAGGATGAAAATTCTATAATTAAGAAACGTATTGAGTACCGTAAGAAGCAGAAATACGGCTATTAGTCAATGCACTAAAAAATAATTTTTATTGCATTCATGCATCTCATCTTGATGCATAAAGTTCGTATCTGTTGCGATGCAGCAATATTTGCATGATCGCCGTGGATATGAGGTTTATCATGAAGAAAGAAATAAATGTTTCACCTGGAGCTATAGCATCTAATAAAATCGAAGCCGCCGAGCCAACGCAGAAGACGACGAGCTTCAGCGAGGAGGAGAGATGCGAAGGCGAGGTGGAAAATGATTTGACGGATGCATTGCATCAGCCTGATTCATCCTCACAGGGTACGCCTCCTAGTAACACAGTACCCTATAACTGCAATAATGAGTATTTCAAGCTTTTAAGGTTTGGGGTTGATAGCCTGTATTTATCCTATCAAGGTGAACTGTTTCCAGAAGTCAAAGAACGGTTAGCCAAGCTTAAACAACTGGCACAGCATCCAGAAGCAGATCAACAAGCGCAAGCACAATATGCCATTGCTGGTCATATCTTTGAAGTCAAGGATAAAGGCTCGTCAATATTCCCGTATGTCCTGGAAGATGGGGCATTCCGCATCAGTCTATCCAAAACCGGCAAGAAAACACCAATGGCGTATGTCAAGGTATCCTCCCGGTATCTATCCAGCGTTACGCCTGTTGAAGCTGAAAAACACTTGCGCCAAATTTTGAATGAACTGGGTACATTGGAAAGTTCTGCCCATGTCAGCCGTATCGATTTATGTGCTGACTTTGTTTCTCCTGAGAACATGGAGTCCTGGGGGCGTGAAGCATGGATAACGCGCGGCAAGAAGATAGATGCCCATGCAGTTAATGAAAAATTCACCGGCTGGTCGATTGGCCTGGGCGGCAAAATTTCCTGCCGGTTGTATAACAAGCTATTAGAAATTCATACCAGTGGCAGAACCGATCTTGTTCCACTATGGAAAGAAAATGGTTGGCAAGAGGATGAACCCGTCTGGCGTGTTGAATTTCAGTTGATGCGCGATGTATTGGCAGAACATGGTTTGATAAGCCTTGATACCGTGTTAGCCAATTTAAACGGCCTATGGAGTTATGCTTCAACGGAATGGCTTCGTCTTACGTTGCCAAATCCCGATGACCAAACCCGCTCACGCTGGCCGATTCATCCGCTGTGGGGATATATCTCTTCCATAGATTGGGAAACCGACTCCAACACGCTTTCCAGATTGTTCAAACCGGAACGTTTACCAGAAGATAAACGAATTCTGACGCTAGGCATCAGTTCAATGGCTTGTTTTATGGCCAAGCATGGCATAACTGATTTTGATGAAGGTCTGGATCGCTATTTGCTGGCACTGCATCAGCATCTTTTTTCCTGCGGTGAATTTATTGGATTGTCAGCGGGAGACTATCTACTTGAAAAGGTGCGCTTACGTGGCAAAGAATACAACACCATTCTAAACTTCAATGAAGCAGATCAAAAACGCTTAGAAGTCGAAAAAGCTGCAAAAAATTACCGCAAAGCTTCGGAGGGTGAATGAAAACTCTTACCTTAAATGAAGCTGCCCAATTTCTTAAAATGCACCCTGAAGAAGTGCGCCGCCGTGCAAAGGCGGGAATTATCCCTGGTGCAAAGGTAGGGAAGTGTTGGGTATTTGTTGAAGATGATCTTGTTGCCTACCTGCGCTCGTTATATGCTACACCTCGGCAAGCGTTGCAAGTGGGACATGAGGAGAAACAATTATGTCACTCTGTAAACGTGGTAAGACGTGGTGGATTAGTTTCACCACACCAAGCGGCGAGCGAGTTAGATGCTCTGCTGCAACTGAAGATAAAACCCAAGCACAGGAATTCCACGACAAGCTGAAAGCGGAATCTTGGCGTGTCGTGAAACTGGGGGATAAGCCAAAACGCACTTGGGATGAAGCCGCTTATAAATGGCTGATGGAAACACAGGATAAAAAGACACATCATGATGACGTGGCTAAAATAAACTGGCTCCAACAATTTTTTAGAGGCAAGTATCTCGACGAATTGACGCGCGATGTGATTGCGGGGATTGGTGAATTAAAGCGAAAAGAAACGAGTCCGGCGACTGCCAACCGTTTATTGGCTCTGATTTGTTCAATCCTGCGCCGTGCGGCTCTTGACTGGGAATGGATCGATAAACCCCCGGTCATTAAGCTGTATCGTGAAGCAAAGCGCCGGGTGCGTTATTTGAGTGCAACACAGGCCAGCATTTTGATTCAGGAATTGCCGCAGCATTTGGCGGATATGGTGACGTTTTCACTGGCTACTGGTTTGAGACGGTCAAACGTCACAAAGCTGGAATGGTCGCAAGTGGATATGCAACGCAATGTGGCATGGATACATGGCGATCAGGCCAAAGCAGGAAAACCGATTCATGTAACCCTGAATGCGACGGCAATAGCGGTATTGACTAGACAGATTGGCAAGCATCCAAGATCAGTATTTAGTTACAAAGGCAAGCCAATCACGCAAGTGAATACAAAAGCTTGGTATAAGGCGTTAAAACGTGCCGATATTGAGGATTTCCGCTGGCATGATTTACGTCATACCTGGGCAAGCTGGCTGACTCAGAATGGCGTACCATTGAATGTCATTCAGGAGATGGGTGCATGGGAATCAGCTGAGATGGTGAGGCGTTATGCTCACTTGGCACCTGAGCAATTTGCTCAACATGCCCGGATCTTGGATGGTGTGCTAAATGTCACGAATTTGGCACAATCGAAGTAAAACAGGTTCGGTTACGTTTCTAAGTTACTGATTATTGGTGCTGTTGAGAGGAGTCGAACCTCCGACCTACTGATTACGAATCAGTTGCTCTACCAACTGAGCTACAACAGCCAAGATGAGAATAAGCGCGACATTATAGTAGTTCATGATATTGTCGGCAAATGCTAATCGGTTTGGCAAAAAAATTACAATATCAGATTAAGTTCGGCGAAATTCTTCAAAAATATGTACATTTTGACTGCAACAGTACATAATTAACCAATGAATGAAAAAGAATATAAATTAACTAATGTTTTAATTCTTCACGGACCGAATCTGAATTTGCTGGGTGCACGTGAACCAGGAATATACGGTAACATCACGCTTGACGATATTAACAGAAATTTGAAGAAATTAGCCGAAAATAACGGCGTTAAAATTGACTTCTTTCAAAGCAATGCAGAGTCTGCGTTGATTGATAGAGTGCAACTTACCATGACTGATAGCACTGATTTTATTATCATTAATCCCGCTGCGTATACACATACGAGCGTTGCTTTGCGTGATGCTTTGGCTGCGGTGAAAGTGCCATTTATCGAAGTTCATCTATCGAATATATATTCTCGTGAGTCGTTCCGTCGGTATTCTTATTTTTCGGATTTGGCAATTGGCGTCATAAGTGGTTTAGGTGCCAAAGGGTATGAGCTGGCGCTACAATACGTTTTACACCAAAATCACTAACATCCCATTAAGTTTTATAGATATTTTTAAATGTTTCTTTATTTCAACAAGCATTTTATAGTGCGATATTAATTCTTTTTTAGTGACAATCTCGCAGGAAATTTGACATGGATTTAAGAAAGCTGAAGAAGCTCATTGAGTTAGTCGAGGAATCGAGCATTGCGGAACTGGAAATTACTGAAGGTGAAGAGAAAGTTCGTATCAGTAAATCAGGTTCTGCTATGGCGCAGAATTATGCATTTATGCCTCCTATGATGCAGCAACCGATACCGCCGCCGTCTACGCCACAAACAACGGGAGCGGCTACCGCAACAGGTACTAACAGCGCTCATGATAATAGCCATCAAGTGCCCAAGGGGCATTTGGTTAAATCGCCTATGGTGGGAACATTTTATCGATCGGCATCACCAGGAGCGAATCCTTTTGTTGAAATAGGACAAACCGTCAAGGTGGGCGACACGCTCTGCATTATTGAAGCAATGAAATTACTGAATGAAATAGAAGCCGACAAAAATGGAGTGATTAAAGCTATCCTGACAGAAAATGGCCAACCCGTTGAATATGGTGAACCGCTATTTGTGATTGAATAGCCGTTTAATCTCAATCCATCAAAAATATTATGTTTGAAAAAATCCTGATCGCCAATCGCGGTGAAATTGCCTTGCGAATTCAACGTGCCTGCCGCACGATGGGCATTAAAACCGTTGCTGTGCATTCAACAGCCGATGCCGAGGCAAAATATGTGAAACTGGCCGATGAATCGGTGTGCATTGGACCCGCACCTGCTGCGCAAAGTTACTTAAACATTCCAGCTATTATCAGCGCGGCAGAAGTAACTGATGCTCAGGCTATTCATCCAGGCTACGGATTTTTATCTGAAAATGCCGATTTTGCAGAACGCGTAGAAAAGAGTGGCTTTGTATTTATTGGTCCACGCCCTGAAACGATTCGTTTGATGGGCGATAAAGTTAGCGCCAAAAATGCCATGAAAAAAGCTGGCGTTCCTTGCGTACCGGGCTCAGACGGTGCGTTACCTGAAGATCTTGATGAAATCAAGAAGATTGTTAAGCAAATCGGCTACCCCGTTATCATCAAAGCCTCGGGCGGTGGCGGTGGGCGCGGTATGCGGGTGGTACATACCGAAGCGGCGCTATCAAATGCCGTAGTCATGACACGTAATGAAGCTCAGGCCGCTTTTGGTAATCCGGTTGTATATGCTGAGAAATTTCTTGAAAATCCGCGTCATATTGAGTTTCAATTACTGATTGATGAGCATGGTAATGCAGTGCATTTGGGAGAAAGGGATTGTTCTTTACAACGCCGTCACCAAAAAATACTTGAAGAGGCGCCTGCACCAGGAATCACTGAAAAAATGCGTAACAAAATTGGCGAGCGCTGTGCAGACGCATGCCGTCGAATTAAGTACCGAGGTGTTGGAACTTTTGAATTCTTATTTGAGAATGATGAGTTTTATTTCATTGAAATGAATACTCGCCTACAAGTCGAGCATCCAGTTACAGAATGGATTACTGGTATTGATCTCGTTCAAGCGCAAATTAGGGTGGCCGCTCATGAAGTTTTAACCATTCACCAAAAAGATATTAACATCAAAGGCCATGCAATTGAATGCCGCATTAATGCAGAGGATCCTTACAAGCTTACACCCTCAGCAGGTCGTATTACACAATATCATATCCCCGGTGGAGCAGGTGTGCGGGTCGATTCGCATGTTTATCATAATTACTTGGTTCCTCCTCATTATGATTCAATGATTGGCAAAATCATTACCTACGGAGATACGAGAGAACAGGCTATTGCAAGAATGCGTATCGCTTTGACTGAAACAGTGATCGAAGGTATTAAAACCAATATTCCATTGCACCTGGATTTATTGGCGGATTCTTCTTTTCTGCATGGTGGTCTTGCAATTCATTACCTTGAGCAGAAGCTTGCCTTACACAATAAAAAAGATTAATTCATTTTCTCTGTATATTCATTGTACGTATTATCGTAAGAAACCAGCATGCCTTGGATCGCGCTGATATTCCGAACCGACGCGGATCACGCGGAGCTACTCAGTGATGCGCTTATGGAACAAGGTGCCATATCGGTGGATATTCATGACGCCGCAGCCGACTCCCGCGACGAACAACCGCTTTTTGGTGAACCAGGAAATACTAGCGAAGAGATTTGGCAAAATGCAGAAATATCAGCATTATTTGATGGGAAAGCCGATGCCGATATTGCCCGCATTGTAGGAAATCTCGTGCAATTGAATTGCTTGAGTGAGCCTGTCAGCTATCGGGTCGAGCAAGTCGAGGAACAAGACTGGGTGCGACTGACACAATCGCAATTTACACCTATTCAAATTTCATCCCGCATGTGGATTGTTCCTACTTGGCATACGCCACCTGATCCTACTGCTATCAATCTATTACTAGATCCGGGATTGGCATTTGGATCGGGTAGTCACCCAACCACGCAGCTTTGCCTATGTTGGCTGGAACAAAACTTAAAAACGGGAGAGACACTGATCGATTATGGTTGCGGTTCCGGTATTTTAGCGATTGGAGCGCTAAAACTAGGGGCCTGCCATGTGACGGGTATCGATATTGATCCTCAAGCGATTACGGTCAGTCATGATAATGCAATACGTAATCAATGCAATCCATCACAATTTGTTTTTTCCATCTCCCATTCATCTCGCGAGCCAGTGGATATCGTTATCGCTAATATTCTTACGAACCCTTTAACGGTTCTTGCTCCGCTACTTATATCCTTGGTCAAACGAGGGGGCAATATTGTATTATCTGGAATTTTGTGCGAGCAAGCAGACCAAGTAATCCAAGCGTACCAGCCATGGTTCGATATGAAACTTGCTCGCCAGCAAGAAGATTGGGTATTGTTAGTAGGTCGTAAAAGATGAATAATCGCTAATACATCAGTATTTGATATCGCACTCAAGGTAATTCTTAAGAAAAATTACCTTGCCATTCATTAAGAGAGATACGCAGCATGGCTTTGGTAACCTTCTGTCCTGATTGTGGTGTAGCCTTTCGAGTTAACGCTACACAACTGCAAATGCATAATGGCGATGTGCGGTGCGGGTGCTGTCAACAGATATTTAATGGTTTCTCAACGCTGATCACAGTCAGTGAGTCGGCCATCATTTCTTCACAAGATATATCATTGAAATCGGATGTTGCGTTAGAAACCGCAGTAGAATCTAGTTTGCCAGATTTATCAGAAGCGGCACAAACGGAGCGATCTGCTCAGCATTTACCGCACGTACAACAAGATTCATTGCCACAGCATCAACCGCAGCCACTTTCACGACCGCAACCACATTCTTCGATAAATTTAGAAATGCCACTGACTCAGTCAGATGCTCCTGTTACGGTTGGCTTGACAGTGCAGCAAACTGCATCTCAAACCAATTTAATCCTAGCTGATTTAAATGATCACGGCGAAATGACTGAGTCATCAACGGACAGCTTACTGGATGATCATGAGCATTCCGTCTCAAAGTGGTTGCAATTTTTCCTAGGCTTCGCAAATATCATGCTACTGATGCTTTTGTTTGCGCAAATCACTTATCACTACCGTACAGAATTGACCATTATCGCTCCAGAAAGCAGACCAATATTGGAACGTTCTTGTATGTTGTTGGGATGCCTCGTACCTTATCCGCAACAAATTGAGCAGCTAGGTATTGAAACATCGGATCTTCAAAAAAGTGAGACGAAGCAGCCTTCGACTTCAACATTATATGTAGTAATCCGCAATCACGCACCCTTCCCGCAAGCATTGCCACTATTACAATTGTCTCTATTGGATGCCAAAGATCAATTAACAGCCAATCGTGTATTTGCACCTCGTGAATACTTGTCCAATGAAAACCAAGTCTTGCAATTTATTGAAGCTAACGATGATCTGGAAATTCGTTTAGATTTTGACAACAGTCAACTGGATGCATTTGGTTATCGGTTGAACTTACTCTATCTCTAATCGTTCTAGAATAAGATAATAAGCAGTACGTTATAATTTGGTTGTTACTTCTTTTATCTATATAACCTTCATGAATAGCAATACTCGCACGCAATTACTGGAAAATTTATTCCCACAACGCATCCTAGTTCTAGATGGTGCAATGGGTACGATGATCCAAACTTTCAAACTGAGCGAAGCGGATTATCGTGGGAAGCGTTTTGCTGACTTTCCACATGATCTGCGCGGTAATAATGATTTGTTGACCCTAACTCAGCCTCAAGTCATTCGATCGATTCATGAAGGTTATTTAGAAGCTGGCGCGGATATTATCGAAACCAATACTTTCAATTCGAATGCTGCGTCAATGGCTGATTATCATATGCAAGATTTGGTATATGAATTGAATCTCGCCGCAGCAAAGCTAGCCCGTGAAGCAGCACAGGAATTCGAACGCAGAACACCGGAAAAACCGCGCTTTGTGGCCGGTGTCATTGGTCCTACTACGAAGACTGCGTCGATTTCTCCGGACGTCAATGATCCTGGGTTTCGCGGCATTACTTATGATCAACTGACAAAGGACTATACCGAATCAATTCGCGGATTAGTGGATGGCGGCGTGGATATTTTATTAGTTGAAACTATTTTTGATTCGTTGAATGCTAAAGCTGCATTGTTCGCAATCGATCAATATTTTGAAGAAAATAACATTCGTTTGCCGGTTATGATCTCTGTAACCATTACGGATGCATCAGGGCGCACTCTCTCAGGACAAACACCGGAGGCTTTTTGGAATTCGGTCAGTCACACACGCCCATTATCGGTAGGGATTAACTGCGCATTAGGTGCTGAATTAATGCGGCCCTATGTTGAAGAACTCTCGAAAGTGGCCAATGTGTATACCAGCGTGCATCCAAACGCCGGATTACCCAATCCGCTCTCAGAAACCGGCTATGATGAATCTCCCGAGTATACTGCAAGCCAGATCCGCAGCTTTGCTGAATCAGGTTTTGTCAACGTCGTAGGCGGTTGTTGTGGCACCACGCCTGCACATATTAAAGCCATTGCAGGGGCTGTCAGCAATATTACTCCCAGAAAAATACCCGATATTCCTAAAAAACTTCGCTTGTCTGGCCTTGAGCCGCTGAATATTGGCGATGAATCGCTATTTGTTAATGTTGGAGAACGAACCAACGTGACTGGATCACGCGCGTTTGCAAGATTGATTTTGGGCGATGATTATGCGGAAGCGTTGAATGTTGCACGTAACCAAGTAGAAAATGGCGCGCAGATTATCGACATCAACATGGATGAAGCCATGTTGGATTCGCAAAAAGCCATGGTGACTTTCTTGAATCTGCTGGCTGCCGAGCCCGATATCTGCAAAGTTCCGATCATGCTGGATTCAAGCAAATGGTCGGTGATAGAAGCGGGGTTGAAATGTATTCAAGGTAAGCCGGTTATTAATTCGATTAGTATGAAAGAAGGTGAAGCCGAGTTTATCCATCACGCTAAACTGGCGCGCCGTTATGGTGCGGCAGTTATCGTCATGGCTTTTGATGAACAGGGTCAAGCCGATACTTTACAGCGCAAAATTGAAATTTGTACACGCAGCTATAATTTATTGGTTGGCATCGGTTTTCCACCGGAAGACATTATTTTCGATCCGAATATTTTTGCAATCGCAACAGGTATCGAAGAGCATAATAATTATGGCGTCGATTTTATCGAAGCCACTCGTTTGATTAAACAATCCCTACCTTACGCCAAAATTAGCGGCGGTGTATCGAACGTATCCTTTTCTTTTCGTGGTAATGAACCGATCCGCGAGGCGATTCATACGGCTTTTTTGTATCATGCGATCAAGGCCGGTATGACGATGGGTATCGTGAATGCCGGGCAATTGGGTGTTTATTCCGATATCCCATCCGAATTATTACAAAAAGTAGAAGATGTCATTTTAAATCGCCAACCAGATGCCACTGAACACTTGGTCGAGTTTGCCGAAAATTTCAAAGGAATGAAAAAGGAGCAAATCGAAGACTTATCCTGGCGCGATCAACCGCTACAACAACGTTTGACGCATGCGCTGGTTAAAGGGATTTCAACCTACATCGTCGAAGACACTGAAGCAGCACGCATAGAAATCGATAAGCAGGGTGGGCGTCCGATCCAAGTGATTGAAGGTCCGCTGATGGAGGGCATGGGTGTCGTTGGAGACTTGTTTGGTGCAGGAAAAATGTTTTTGCCGCAGGTTGTCAAATCGGCGCGTGTAATGAAACAAGCCGTCGCACACTTATTGCCTTTCATTGAAGCAGAAAAGAAATTGCTGGGTGACGACAAACCCAAAGGTAAAATAGTCATCGCAACAGTCAAAGGCGATGTGCACGACATTGGTAAAAATATCGTGACCGTCGTATTGCAATGCAATAACTATGAAGTCATTAATATGGGTGTCATGGTTCCGAGTGCGCAAATTCTTGATATGGCGCAACGAGAGAATGCAGACATCATCGGCCTTTCCGGTTTGATTACACCTTCGTTGGAAGAGATGGCGCATGTCGCTAAAGAGATGCAACGCGAAGGTTTTACCATTCCGTTATTAATAGGAGGGGCTACCACTTCGCGTGTGCATACCGCCGTTAAAATTGCCCCGCATTATGAAGGACCAACGGTATGGGTGCCTGATGCTAGCCGTGCAGTGGGCGTATGCAGTAATT encodes the following:
- a CDS encoding replication initiation factor; the protein is MKKEINVSPGAIASNKIEAAEPTQKTTSFSEEERCEGEVENDLTDALHQPDSSSQGTPPSNTVPYNCNNEYFKLLRFGVDSLYLSYQGELFPEVKERLAKLKQLAQHPEADQQAQAQYAIAGHIFEVKDKGSSIFPYVLEDGAFRISLSKTGKKTPMAYVKVSSRYLSSVTPVEAEKHLRQILNELGTLESSAHVSRIDLCADFVSPENMESWGREAWITRGKKIDAHAVNEKFTGWSIGLGGKISCRLYNKLLEIHTSGRTDLVPLWKENGWQEDEPVWRVEFQLMRDVLAEHGLISLDTVLANLNGLWSYASTEWLRLTLPNPDDQTRSRWPIHPLWGYISSIDWETDSNTLSRLFKPERLPEDKRILTLGISSMACFMAKHGITDFDEGLDRYLLALHQHLFSCGEFIGLSAGDYLLEKVRLRGKEYNTILNFNEADQKRLEVEKAAKNYRKASEGE
- a CDS encoding helix-turn-helix domain-containing protein, which codes for MKTLTLNEAAQFLKMHPEEVRRRAKAGIIPGAKVGKCWVFVEDDLVAYLRSLYATPRQALQVGHEEKQLCHSVNVVRRGGLVSPHQAASELDALLQLKIKPKHRNSTTS
- a CDS encoding site-specific integrase; its protein translation is MSFTTPSGERVRCSAATEDKTQAQEFHDKLKAESWRVVKLGDKPKRTWDEAAYKWLMETQDKKTHHDDVAKINWLQQFFRGKYLDELTRDVIAGIGELKRKETSPATANRLLALICSILRRAALDWEWIDKPPVIKLYREAKRRVRYLSATQASILIQELPQHLADMVTFSLATGLRRSNVTKLEWSQVDMQRNVAWIHGDQAKAGKPIHVTLNATAIAVLTRQIGKHPRSVFSYKGKPITQVNTKAWYKALKRADIEDFRWHDLRHTWASWLTQNGVPLNVIQEMGAWESAEMVRRYAHLAPEQFAQHARILDGVLNVTNLAQSK
- the aroQ gene encoding type II 3-dehydroquinate dehydratase — protein: MNEKEYKLTNVLILHGPNLNLLGAREPGIYGNITLDDINRNLKKLAENNGVKIDFFQSNAESALIDRVQLTMTDSTDFIIINPAAYTHTSVALRDALAAVKVPFIEVHLSNIYSRESFRRYSYFSDLAIGVISGLGAKGYELALQYVLHQNH
- the accB gene encoding acetyl-CoA carboxylase biotin carboxyl carrier protein, which gives rise to MDLRKLKKLIELVEESSIAELEITEGEEKVRISKSGSAMAQNYAFMPPMMQQPIPPPSTPQTTGAATATGTNSAHDNSHQVPKGHLVKSPMVGTFYRSASPGANPFVEIGQTVKVGDTLCIIEAMKLLNEIEADKNGVIKAILTENGQPVEYGEPLFVIE
- the accC gene encoding acetyl-CoA carboxylase biotin carboxylase subunit, which translates into the protein MFEKILIANRGEIALRIQRACRTMGIKTVAVHSTADAEAKYVKLADESVCIGPAPAAQSYLNIPAIISAAEVTDAQAIHPGYGFLSENADFAERVEKSGFVFIGPRPETIRLMGDKVSAKNAMKKAGVPCVPGSDGALPEDLDEIKKIVKQIGYPVIIKASGGGGGRGMRVVHTEAALSNAVVMTRNEAQAAFGNPVVYAEKFLENPRHIEFQLLIDEHGNAVHLGERDCSLQRRHQKILEEAPAPGITEKMRNKIGERCADACRRIKYRGVGTFEFLFENDEFYFIEMNTRLQVEHPVTEWITGIDLVQAQIRVAAHEVLTIHQKDINIKGHAIECRINAEDPYKLTPSAGRITQYHIPGGAGVRVDSHVYHNYLVPPHYDSMIGKIITYGDTREQAIARMRIALTETVIEGIKTNIPLHLDLLADSSFLHGGLAIHYLEQKLALHNKKD
- the prmA gene encoding 50S ribosomal protein L11 methyltransferase gives rise to the protein MPWIALIFRTDADHAELLSDALMEQGAISVDIHDAAADSRDEQPLFGEPGNTSEEIWQNAEISALFDGKADADIARIVGNLVQLNCLSEPVSYRVEQVEEQDWVRLTQSQFTPIQISSRMWIVPTWHTPPDPTAINLLLDPGLAFGSGSHPTTQLCLCWLEQNLKTGETLIDYGCGSGILAIGALKLGACHVTGIDIDPQAITVSHDNAIRNQCNPSQFVFSISHSSREPVDIVIANILTNPLTVLAPLLISLVKRGGNIVLSGILCEQADQVIQAYQPWFDMKLARQQEDWVLLVGRKR
- a CDS encoding zinc-ribbon and DUF3426 domain-containing protein; the protein is MALVTFCPDCGVAFRVNATQLQMHNGDVRCGCCQQIFNGFSTLITVSESAIISSQDISLKSDVALETAVESSLPDLSEAAQTERSAQHLPHVQQDSLPQHQPQPLSRPQPHSSINLEMPLTQSDAPVTVGLTVQQTASQTNLILADLNDHGEMTESSTDSLLDDHEHSVSKWLQFFLGFANIMLLMLLFAQITYHYRTELTIIAPESRPILERSCMLLGCLVPYPQQIEQLGIETSDLQKSETKQPSTSTLYVVIRNHAPFPQALPLLQLSLLDAKDQLTANRVFAPREYLSNENQVLQFIEANDDLEIRLDFDNSQLDAFGYRLNLLYL
- the metH gene encoding methionine synthase — translated: MNSNTRTQLLENLFPQRILVLDGAMGTMIQTFKLSEADYRGKRFADFPHDLRGNNDLLTLTQPQVIRSIHEGYLEAGADIIETNTFNSNAASMADYHMQDLVYELNLAAAKLAREAAQEFERRTPEKPRFVAGVIGPTTKTASISPDVNDPGFRGITYDQLTKDYTESIRGLVDGGVDILLVETIFDSLNAKAALFAIDQYFEENNIRLPVMISVTITDASGRTLSGQTPEAFWNSVSHTRPLSVGINCALGAELMRPYVEELSKVANVYTSVHPNAGLPNPLSETGYDESPEYTASQIRSFAESGFVNVVGGCCGTTPAHIKAIAGAVSNITPRKIPDIPKKLRLSGLEPLNIGDESLFVNVGERTNVTGSRAFARLILGDDYAEALNVARNQVENGAQIIDINMDEAMLDSQKAMVTFLNLLAAEPDICKVPIMLDSSKWSVIEAGLKCIQGKPVINSISMKEGEAEFIHHAKLARRYGAAVIVMAFDEQGQADTLQRKIEICTRSYNLLVGIGFPPEDIIFDPNIFAIATGIEEHNNYGVDFIEATRLIKQSLPYAKISGGVSNVSFSFRGNEPIREAIHTAFLYHAIKAGMTMGIVNAGQLGVYSDIPSELLQKVEDVILNRQPDATEHLVEFAENFKGMKKEQIEDLSWRDQPLQQRLTHALVKGISTYIVEDTEAARIEIDKQGGRPIQVIEGPLMEGMGVVGDLFGAGKMFLPQVVKSARVMKQAVAHLLPFIEAEKKLLGDDKPKGKIVIATVKGDVHDIGKNIVTVVLQCNNYEVINMGVMVPSAQILDMAQRENADIIGLSGLITPSLEEMAHVAKEMQREGFTIPLLIGGATTSRVHTAVKIAPHYEGPTVWVPDASRAVGVCSNLLSQDLHENYVREIREEYEKVRTQHKNKKGASKLLTLNEARANAFKIDWQNYHPHAPELLGIRTLNNYPLEKIVPYVDWTPFFQAWELVGRYPNILEDEVVGETARQLFHDAQTMLKKIIEQKWLSANAVIGLFPANAVGDDIEIYTDSTRSKLAMTYHCLRQQDQKPSGKPNRCLADYIAPKDTGIQDYIGMFAVGAGFGIDERIQAFEANNDDYSAIVLKALADRLAEGFAEHMHARVRREFWGYAKDEDLTNDQLIDEQYLGIRPAPGYPACPDHTEKGELFSVLNATQNAGIVITESFAMVPTAAVSGFYFSHPQSSFFAVGKIGKDQVEDYARRKNWTLEHAEQWLSPVLAYERE